One region of Daphnia pulicaria isolate SC F1-1A chromosome 7, SC_F0-13Bv2, whole genome shotgun sequence genomic DNA includes:
- the LOC124350955 gene encoding deoxynucleoside kinase-like, with product MASCSRKIKRPFVVSVEGNIGSGKSSFLTHFQSYPGVKIYSEPVEDWCDVGGHNLLALLYSNPEKWSFAFQSTVQLSRLNIILQPTNANIKMIERSLQNNRFCFLEIGKQMGALSQPEYAVLTKWYEWLEKKADIGLDLIVYLRTSPEVAHQRMKNRKRPEENEVPLSYITLVHDCYESWLVGDGQTTPNCPAPVLILDANRSLEEVFKVYEENRDKILGRHKP from the exons ATGGCTTCATGCTCTAGAAAAATCAAGAGGCCATTTGTTGTATCAGTTGAAGGTAATATCGGAAGTGGAAAATCATCATTTTTAACACATTTCCAGTCATATCCTGGAGTCAAAATTTATTCA GAACCCGTTGAGGATTGGTGTGATGTTGGTGGCCATAATTTGCTAGCTCTCTTATATTCAAATCCAGAAAAATGGAGTTTTGCATTCCAATCTACTGTACAACTGTCACGTTTGAACATTATTTTGCAACCCACAAATgcaaacataaaaatgattGAGAGGTCACTTCAAAACAACAG ATTTTGCTTCCTTGAAATAGGGAAGCAAATGGGAGCTTTGTCTCAACCTGAATATGCTGTCTTGACAAAATGGTATGAGTGGCTAGAAAAGAAAGCAGACATAGGTTTAGACCTCATTG TTTATCTGAGAACGAGCCCGGAAGTTGCGCATCAAAGGATGAAAAATCGCAAACGTCCGGAAGAAAATGAGGTTCCACTTTCTTACATTACGTTGGTTCATGATTGCTACGAATCTTGGTTGGTTGGCGACGGACAAACTACACCCAATTGTCCAGCACCTGTGTTAATTTTGGATGCCAACCGTTCCCTAGAAGAGGTGTTTAAAGTTTATGAAGAGAACCGAGATAAAATTCTTGGACGCCATAAACCGTAG
- the LOC124350958 gene encoding deoxynucleoside kinase-like: MNEQSRVVAIEGNTGCGKTEVLHWLSKFPDVITCEEPVETWRHFSGQNLLNLRYTNPKRWSFAFQNLVQLTRLKMYGDNENNNPQTVRFIERSLHSNRYCFLEMAKEMKHFHEIEFTILVEWFKYLENEPRTRLELIVYLRTLPAVALDRIKSRNRFEEQNITIDQLQNIHSKYESWISNGASGFKFVIIDANNDAKTVQEQIMFHLKEHHILK, translated from the exons ATGAATGAACAAAGTCGGGTTGTAGCCATTGAGGGGAATACTGGATGTGGAAAAACGGAAGTTTTGCATTGGCTTTCAAAGTTTCCTGATGTGATAACTTGCGAG GAACCAGTAGAAACATGGCGACATTTTTCAGGGCAAAATTTGTTAAATCTCAGATATACCAATCCCAAGCGCTGGAGTTTTGCATTCCAAAATCTTGTTCAATTGACCCGTTTGAAGATGTATGGCGATAATGAAAACAATAACCCGCAGACTGTCAGATTCATAGAAAGATCTTTGCACAGCAACAG ATACTGTTTTTTGGAAATGGCGAAAGAAATGAAGCATTTTCATGAAATTGAGTTCACTATCTTAGTAGAGTGGTTCAAATATCTGGAAAATGAACCTCGCACACGGCTCGAACTTATCG TTTACCTACGGACATTGCCTGCTGTGGCGTTGGATAGGATTAAAAGCAGAAATCGCTTCGAAGAGCAAAATATCACAATTGATCAGCTTCAAAATATTCACAGTAAATACGAATCCTGGATTTCAAATGGTGCGTCTGGATTCAAATTCGTTATAATAGATGCGAATAATGATGCGAAAACTGTCCAAGAACAAATCATGTTCCATTTGAAGGAGCaccatattttaaaataa